From the Shewanella amazonensis SB2B genome, one window contains:
- the pnuC gene encoding nicotinamide riboside transporter PnuC, which yields MQADFWGWLGGAFHSAFGEMQVLSAWEGVAVILAMAYLLLAMKRSRWCWVAAFASTAIYTVLFYEVALLMESALNVYYMGMAIYGYWLWRQDGQDELKVQRWPLKLHLGIITLTSIASLAVGHLMATFTEASFPYLDAATTCFAVMTTFLVAKKVLENWLYWVVIDVVSIYLYLSKGLMMTSLLFVFYVGLAVAGYFVWRAAAAEQRPPELALNS from the coding sequence ATGCAGGCGGATTTTTGGGGCTGGCTTGGCGGCGCCTTTCACAGTGCCTTTGGTGAAATGCAGGTGCTGTCGGCCTGGGAAGGGGTTGCCGTGATACTGGCCATGGCCTACTTACTGCTGGCCATGAAACGAAGCCGCTGGTGCTGGGTGGCGGCCTTTGCCAGCACCGCCATTTACACTGTGCTTTTTTATGAAGTCGCGCTGCTGATGGAGTCGGCGCTGAATGTGTACTACATGGGCATGGCCATTTACGGCTATTGGCTGTGGCGTCAGGATGGCCAGGATGAACTTAAAGTGCAGCGCTGGCCGCTTAAACTGCATCTGGGCATCATTACGCTGACCTCTATCGCATCCCTTGCTGTGGGGCATTTGATGGCCACCTTTACTGAGGCCTCTTTCCCGTATCTCGATGCGGCAACCACCTGCTTTGCGGTGATGACCACTTTCCTGGTGGCTAAAAAGGTGTTGGAGAACTGGCTGTATTGGGTGGTGATAGATGTGGTGTCCATCTACCTCTACCTCAGTAAGGGATTGATGATGACATCCCTGCTGTTTGTGTTTTACGTGGGGCTGGCGGTGGCTGGTTATTTTGTATGGCGTGCTGCTGCGGCCGAGCAGCGTCCCCCTGAGCTGGCGCTTAATTCATGA